The Pantoea trifolii nucleotide sequence CTTCAGGCTGGCCAGAGAAAAGGGATGTAAAAAAACCGGCTCGATGGCCGGTAAAGTGTGGCTGATAAAACTCAGCATGAGGCGTTCTGACGGTTCGAAAGCCTGCTGGCTGATCCATAACGGTTTAGCGTCTGCCGTGGTGGCGGTAATTCTTTTTCTGGGACGTCTTCAGCTACCTTCTGTGGTTTCATGATAATGGTGTCCAGACTCTCCAGCGTTGTGAACGTGCAGGAGCAGTCGATATTACGACACTGATACCACGTCTTTTTTAACGTACCTGTCTGATATTCGCTGGTACGCGTGTGTGCGGTCATGCTGCATTCAGGGCATTTCATTGCCATCACGTTTTATCCTTCTGTTTAGCGCCAGTTCCCCGTTCAGGGTGGAGTTAACGGTTTATTAAAGCCGTTATCGTTAGCTTTCTTTGTTGG carries:
- a CDS encoding ogr/Delta-like zinc finger family protein, whose product is MAMKCPECSMTAHTRTSEYQTGTLKKTWYQCRNIDCSCTFTTLESLDTIIMKPQKVAEDVPEKELPPPRQTLNRYGSASRLSNRQNASC